From one Triticum aestivum cultivar Chinese Spring chromosome 4B, IWGSC CS RefSeq v2.1, whole genome shotgun sequence genomic stretch:
- the LOC123091728 gene encoding THO complex subunit 4B, with product MADTLDMSLDDIITKNKHHHRRGRHNPASAASGGSAHPRRRFRSRAATRAVVAPYHQLSLQQQVPPAFGYVAQPMAMVTAPSALDSPTKLYISNLDYNVSNEDIKELFSEMGEIQRYSINYDKSGRSKGTAEVVFSARSSAVAALKKYNNVHLDGKPMKIEVIGTNIEAPAPIPAIFALASPPGNFSFPSKSGPGMGVSGRGWSRGGGGFSGRSGGGFGGRGGGRLVGRGRGRTDRVRGKGGVGNLELSAADLDADLDKYHSAAMQIS from the exons ATGGCGGACACCCTCGACATGTCGCTCGACGACATCATCACCAAGAACAAGCACCACCACCGCCGTGGCCGCCACAACCCAGCGTCCGCCGCCTCGGGAGGATCCGCGCACCCACGCCGCCGCTTCCgcagccgcgccgccacccgcgccgtcGTCGCGCCCTACCACCAACTCAGCCTCCAGCAACAG GTGCCGCCGGCTTTCGGATATGTTGCCCAGCCGATGGCCATGGTGACGGCGCCGTCTGCCTTGGACTCGCCCACCAAGCTCTACATCTCCAACCTCGACTACAACGTCTCCAACGAGGATATCAAG GAACTGTTTTCTGAGATGGGTGAAATCCAGCGCTACTCCATTAACTATGACAAGAGTGGAAGATCAAAG GGAACTGCAGAGGTTGTATTTTCGGCAAGATCATCTGCTGTAGCTGCTCTTAAGAAGTACAACAACGTGCATCTTGATGGCAAACCTATGAAAATTGAAGTCATTGGGACAAACATTGAGGCACCTGCACCCATACCTGCTATTTTCGCTTTGGCCTCACCGCCTGGAAACTTCAGTTTTCCTTCCAAAAG TGGACCTGGAATGGGTGTTAGCGGCCGAGGATGGTCTCGTGGCGGAGGTGGCTTCAGTGGTCGCAGCGGAGGTGGGTTCGGTGGTCGTGGCGGAGGTCGGCTCGTTGGTCGTGGCCGAGGGCGTACGGACCGTGTGCGAGGGAAGGGAGGGGTTGGCAACCTGGAACTTTCTGCTGCAGATCTCGACGCCGACTTGGACAAGTACCACTCGGCTGCAATGCAAATCAGCTAA
- the LOC123091727 gene encoding caffeoylshikimate esterase-like, whose amino-acid sequence MTKLSSSNVDDGYEYEEEYIKNARGMKLFTCRWLPANATPIKALVFMCHGYAVECSVTMRGTGVRLAQAGYAVYGIDYEGHGKSGGLRGYVPSFDVLLGDCDAYFTAVVVANQSPQLPRFLLGESMGGAVALLLHRARPSYWAGAVLVAPMCKITEEMKPHPAVIKVLEAVTRFIPTWKVVPTRNVIGAAYRTQAKRDEIRRNPYCYKGRPRLKTAHELLRASLHVESEVLTQVTLPFLVVHGGGDRVTDPSVSQLLCREAPSTDKTLKLYPGMWHALTSGELPENIDKVFFDIIAWLDHRSGPPARDD is encoded by the exons ATGACCAAGCTCAGCAGCAGCAACGTTGATGATGGCTACGAGTACGAGGAAGAATACATCAAGAACGCGCGCGGGATGAAGCTCTTCACCTGCCGATGGCTCCCCGCCAATGCTACACCAATAAAGGCCCTCGTCTTCATGTGCCACG GTTACGCGGTGGAGTGCAGCGTGACGATGCGCGGCACCGGGGTTCGGCTGGCGCAGGCCGGCTACGCCGTCTACGGCATCGACTACGAGGGCCACGGCAAGTCGGGGGGCCTCAGGGGCTACGTCCCCTCCTTCGACGTCCTCCTCGGCGACTGCGACGCCTACttcaccgccgtcgtcgtcgctaACCAATCTCCTCAGCTGCCTCGGTTCCTGCTGGGCGAGTCCAtgggcggcgcggtggcgctgCTCCTCCACCGCGCGCGGCCGTCCTACTGGGCGGGCGCCGTGCTGGTGGCGCCCATGTGCAAGATCACGGAGGAGATGAAGCCGCACCCGGCGGTGATCAAGGTGCTGGAGGCCGTGACCAGGTTCATCCCGACGTGGAAGGTGGTGCCCACCCGGAACGTCATCGGCGCCGCCTACAGGACGCAGGCCAAGCGCGACGAGATCCGCCGGAACCCCTACTGCTACAAGGGCCGGCCGCGGCTCAAGACGGCGCACGAGCTCCTCCGGGCCAGCCTCCACGTGGAGAGCGAGGTGCTCACGCAGGTGACGCTGCCCTTCCTCGTCGTGCACGGGGGAGGCGATAGGGTCACGGACCCCTCCGTCAGCCAGCTCCTCTGCCGGGAGGCGCCCAGCACGGACAAGACGCTCAAGCTCTACCCGGGCATGTGGCACGCGCTCACCTCCGGCGAGCTGCCAGAGAACATCGACAAGGTCTTCTTCGACATCATCGCATGGCTCGATCACAGGTCCGGTCCGCCCGCGAGGGACGACTGA